The following coding sequences are from one Vulpes vulpes isolate BD-2025 chromosome 12, VulVul3, whole genome shotgun sequence window:
- the MATCAP1 gene encoding microtubule-associated tyrosine carboxypeptidase 1 isoform X1 → MDTGKGVRGSYPDPWWQAPSPLNTWPGHCGAQGLLVLRPHRLIMVSTCPSVSPEVDSVGSWSDPAGCDPQDRMVLDSGAQVYEQAPPSPPASPSSLGHRLKPSDRDGTLLYPWPRSLALPLALSIPSALPPRPELQPFSELHLGHRGHMRRSESTYTVNSTGRRGGGTQGRAPPGRARDPGGGTLRSAASLPHIAKTRKDAGRGASKSPCMLVALRPTNMDRERDKFFQSHYTYNPQFEYQEPMPTAVLEKYCEASGQFIHQAVGIIEAVLEKFGTYEHFEAATGGQLLTKCQIWSIVRKYMQKEGCVGEVVVQLSEDLLSQAVMMVENSRPTLAINLTGARQYWLEGMLRHEIGTHYLRGVNNARQPWHSAEGRLQYGLRPANPTEEGLASLHSVLFRKQPFLWRAALLYYTIHRASRMSFRQLFQDLARYVQDADVRWEYCVRAKRGQTDTSLPGCFSKDQVYLDGIVRILRHRQTIDFPLLTSLGKVSYEDVDHLRPHGVLDNTRVPHFMQDLARYRQQLEHIMATNRLDEAELGRLLPD, encoded by the exons ATGGACACcgggaagggggtgaggggcagctACCCTGACCCCTGGTGGCAGGCCCCGAGCCCACTGAACACCTGGCCAGGGCATTGTGGAGCGCAAGGCCTGCTGGTGCTCAGGCCACACCGGCTCATAATGGTCTCCACATGCCCTTCTGTGTCCCCAGAAGTCGACAGTGTGGGGAGTTGGAGTGACCCGGCTGGATGTGACCCCCAGGACAGAATGGTGCTGGACTCAGGGGCTCAGGTGTATGAACAGGCACCCCCCAGCCCGCCAGCTAGTCCCTCATCTTTGGGCCATCGGCTGAAGCCCTCAGACCGAGATGGGACACTGCTGTACCCCTGGCCTCGATCCCTGGCCTTGCCCCTGGCTCTGTCAATCCCCTCAGCTCTGCCGCCCAGGCCTGAGCTGCAGCCCTTCTCAGAGCTGCACTTGGGCCACCGTGGCCACATGCGTCGCAGTGAGAGCACCTATACTGTAAATAGTACTGGCCGGCGGGGAGGTGGCACCCAGGGTCGGGCCCCACCTGGACGGGCACGGGACCCAGGTGGGGGCACCCTGCGGTCTGCGGCCTCCCTGCCTCACATTGCTAAGACTCGAAAGGATGCAGGCCGTGGTGCCAGCAAGAGCCCTTGCATGTTGGTGGCCTTACGGCCAACCAATATGGACCGTGAGCGGGACAAGTTCTTCCAGTCCCACTACACCTACAACCCACAGTTCGAGTACCAGGAACCCATGCCCACGGCTGTGCTGGAGAAGTACTGTGAGGCTTCTGGACAGTTCATCCATCAG GCAGTTGGCATCATTGAGGCGGTCCTGGAGAAGTTTGGTACCTATGAACACTTTGAGGCTGCAACGGGGGGCCAGCTGCTGACCAAGTGCCAGATCTGGTCCATTGTGCGCAAATACATGCAGAAAGAGGGCTGCGTCGGGGAG GTTGTGGTGCAGCTGAGTGAAGACCTGCTGTCCCAGGCAGTGATGATGGTGGAGAACAGCCGACCAACACTGGCCATCAACCTGACTGGAGCCCGCCAGTATTGGTTGGAGGGCATGCTGCGGCACGAGATAG GCACTCACTACCTGCGGGGCGTGAACAACGCGCGGCAGCCGTGGCACAGCGCGGAAGGCCGCCTGCAGTACGGGCTGCGGCCCGCGAACCCCACCGAGGAGGGCCTGGCCAGCCTGCACAGCGTGCTCTTCCGCAAGCAGCCCTTTCTGTGGCGTGCCGCCCTGCTGTACTACACCATCCACCGTGCCTCGCGCATGTCCTTCCGCCAGCTCTTCCAGGACCTGGCGCGCTACGTGCAGGACGCGGACGTGCGCTGGGAGTACTGCGTGCGTGCCAAGCGCGGCCAGACAGACACCTCGCTGCCCG GCTGCTTCAGCAAGGATCAGGTGTACCTGGATGGCATCGTGCGCATTTTGCGGCACCGCCAGACCATCGACTTCCCGTTGCTGACCTCACTGGGCAAG GTGTCCTATGAGGATGTAGACCATCTGCGGCCCCATGGGGTGCTGGACAATACCCGGGTGCCCCACTTCATGCAGGACTTGGCGCGCTACCGGCAGCAGCTGGAACACATCATGGCCACCAACCGGCTGGATGAAGCAGAACTGGGCCGCTTGCTGCCTGACTGA
- the MATCAP1 gene encoding microtubule-associated tyrosine carboxypeptidase 1 isoform X2: MDTGKGVRGSYPDPWWQAPSPLNTWPGHCGAQGLLVLRPHRLIMVSTCPSVSPEVDSVGSWSDPAGCDPQDRMVLDSGAQVYEQAPPSPPASPSSLGHRLKPSDRDGTLLYPWPRSLALPLALSIPSALPPRPELQPFSELHLGHRGHMRRSESTYTVNSTGRRGGGTQGRAPPGRARDPGGGTLRSAASLPHIAKTRKDAGRGASKSPCMLVALRPTNMDRERDKFFQSHYTYNPQFEYQEPMPTAVLEKYCEASGQFIHQAVGIIEAVLEKFGTYEHFEAATGGQLLTKCQIWSIVRKYMQKEGCVGEVVVQLSEDLLSQAVMMVENSRPTLAINLTGARQYWLEGMLRHEIGWALSLREQLPTPSGSQRHSLPAGREQRAAAVAQRGRPPAVRAAAREPHRGGPGQPAQRALPQAALSVACRPAVLHHPPCLAHVLPPALPGPGALRAGRGRALGVLRACQARPDRHLAARLLQQGSGVPGWHRAHFAAPPDHRLPVADLTGQGVL; the protein is encoded by the exons ATGGACACcgggaagggggtgaggggcagctACCCTGACCCCTGGTGGCAGGCCCCGAGCCCACTGAACACCTGGCCAGGGCATTGTGGAGCGCAAGGCCTGCTGGTGCTCAGGCCACACCGGCTCATAATGGTCTCCACATGCCCTTCTGTGTCCCCAGAAGTCGACAGTGTGGGGAGTTGGAGTGACCCGGCTGGATGTGACCCCCAGGACAGAATGGTGCTGGACTCAGGGGCTCAGGTGTATGAACAGGCACCCCCCAGCCCGCCAGCTAGTCCCTCATCTTTGGGCCATCGGCTGAAGCCCTCAGACCGAGATGGGACACTGCTGTACCCCTGGCCTCGATCCCTGGCCTTGCCCCTGGCTCTGTCAATCCCCTCAGCTCTGCCGCCCAGGCCTGAGCTGCAGCCCTTCTCAGAGCTGCACTTGGGCCACCGTGGCCACATGCGTCGCAGTGAGAGCACCTATACTGTAAATAGTACTGGCCGGCGGGGAGGTGGCACCCAGGGTCGGGCCCCACCTGGACGGGCACGGGACCCAGGTGGGGGCACCCTGCGGTCTGCGGCCTCCCTGCCTCACATTGCTAAGACTCGAAAGGATGCAGGCCGTGGTGCCAGCAAGAGCCCTTGCATGTTGGTGGCCTTACGGCCAACCAATATGGACCGTGAGCGGGACAAGTTCTTCCAGTCCCACTACACCTACAACCCACAGTTCGAGTACCAGGAACCCATGCCCACGGCTGTGCTGGAGAAGTACTGTGAGGCTTCTGGACAGTTCATCCATCAG GCAGTTGGCATCATTGAGGCGGTCCTGGAGAAGTTTGGTACCTATGAACACTTTGAGGCTGCAACGGGGGGCCAGCTGCTGACCAAGTGCCAGATCTGGTCCATTGTGCGCAAATACATGCAGAAAGAGGGCTGCGTCGGGGAG GTTGTGGTGCAGCTGAGTGAAGACCTGCTGTCCCAGGCAGTGATGATGGTGGAGAACAGCCGACCAACACTGGCCATCAACCTGACTGGAGCCCGCCAGTATTGGTTGGAGGGCATGCTGCGGCACGAGATAG GATGGGCCCTTTCCCTTCGTGAGCAGCTACCTACCCCCTCTGGCTCCCAGAG GCACTCACTACCTGCGGGGCGTGAACAACGCGCGGCAGCCGTGGCACAGCGCGGAAGGCCGCCTGCAGTACGGGCTGCGGCCCGCGAACCCCACCGAGGAGGGCCTGGCCAGCCTGCACAGCGTGCTCTTCCGCAAGCAGCCCTTTCTGTGGCGTGCCGCCCTGCTGTACTACACCATCCACCGTGCCTCGCGCATGTCCTTCCGCCAGCTCTTCCAGGACCTGGCGCGCTACGTGCAGGACGCGGACGTGCGCTGGGAGTACTGCGTGCGTGCCAAGCGCGGCCAGACAGACACCTCGCTGCCCG GCTGCTTCAGCAAGGATCAGGTGTACCTGGATGGCATCGTGCGCATTTTGCGGCACCGCCAGACCATCGACTTCCCGTTGCTGACCTCACTGGGCAAG GTGTCCTATGA
- the MATCAP1 gene encoding microtubule-associated tyrosine carboxypeptidase 1 isoform X3, translating into MVLDSGAQVYEQAPPSPPASPSSLGHRLKPSDRDGTLLYPWPRSLALPLALSIPSALPPRPELQPFSELHLGHRGHMRRSESTYTVNSTGRRGGGTQGRAPPGRARDPGGGTLRSAASLPHIAKTRKDAGRGASKSPCMLVALRPTNMDRERDKFFQSHYTYNPQFEYQEPMPTAVLEKYCEASGQFIHQAVGIIEAVLEKFGTYEHFEAATGGQLLTKCQIWSIVRKYMQKEGCVGEVVVQLSEDLLSQAVMMVENSRPTLAINLTGARQYWLEGMLRHEIGTHYLRGVNNARQPWHSAEGRLQYGLRPANPTEEGLASLHSVLFRKQPFLWRAALLYYTIHRASRMSFRQLFQDLARYVQDADVRWEYCVRAKRGQTDTSLPGCFSKDQVYLDGIVRILRHRQTIDFPLLTSLGKVSYEDVDHLRPHGVLDNTRVPHFMQDLARYRQQLEHIMATNRLDEAELGRLLPD; encoded by the exons ATGGTGCTGGACTCAGGGGCTCAGGTGTATGAACAGGCACCCCCCAGCCCGCCAGCTAGTCCCTCATCTTTGGGCCATCGGCTGAAGCCCTCAGACCGAGATGGGACACTGCTGTACCCCTGGCCTCGATCCCTGGCCTTGCCCCTGGCTCTGTCAATCCCCTCAGCTCTGCCGCCCAGGCCTGAGCTGCAGCCCTTCTCAGAGCTGCACTTGGGCCACCGTGGCCACATGCGTCGCAGTGAGAGCACCTATACTGTAAATAGTACTGGCCGGCGGGGAGGTGGCACCCAGGGTCGGGCCCCACCTGGACGGGCACGGGACCCAGGTGGGGGCACCCTGCGGTCTGCGGCCTCCCTGCCTCACATTGCTAAGACTCGAAAGGATGCAGGCCGTGGTGCCAGCAAGAGCCCTTGCATGTTGGTGGCCTTACGGCCAACCAATATGGACCGTGAGCGGGACAAGTTCTTCCAGTCCCACTACACCTACAACCCACAGTTCGAGTACCAGGAACCCATGCCCACGGCTGTGCTGGAGAAGTACTGTGAGGCTTCTGGACAGTTCATCCATCAG GCAGTTGGCATCATTGAGGCGGTCCTGGAGAAGTTTGGTACCTATGAACACTTTGAGGCTGCAACGGGGGGCCAGCTGCTGACCAAGTGCCAGATCTGGTCCATTGTGCGCAAATACATGCAGAAAGAGGGCTGCGTCGGGGAG GTTGTGGTGCAGCTGAGTGAAGACCTGCTGTCCCAGGCAGTGATGATGGTGGAGAACAGCCGACCAACACTGGCCATCAACCTGACTGGAGCCCGCCAGTATTGGTTGGAGGGCATGCTGCGGCACGAGATAG GCACTCACTACCTGCGGGGCGTGAACAACGCGCGGCAGCCGTGGCACAGCGCGGAAGGCCGCCTGCAGTACGGGCTGCGGCCCGCGAACCCCACCGAGGAGGGCCTGGCCAGCCTGCACAGCGTGCTCTTCCGCAAGCAGCCCTTTCTGTGGCGTGCCGCCCTGCTGTACTACACCATCCACCGTGCCTCGCGCATGTCCTTCCGCCAGCTCTTCCAGGACCTGGCGCGCTACGTGCAGGACGCGGACGTGCGCTGGGAGTACTGCGTGCGTGCCAAGCGCGGCCAGACAGACACCTCGCTGCCCG GCTGCTTCAGCAAGGATCAGGTGTACCTGGATGGCATCGTGCGCATTTTGCGGCACCGCCAGACCATCGACTTCCCGTTGCTGACCTCACTGGGCAAG GTGTCCTATGAGGATGTAGACCATCTGCGGCCCCATGGGGTGCTGGACAATACCCGGGTGCCCCACTTCATGCAGGACTTGGCGCGCTACCGGCAGCAGCTGGAACACATCATGGCCACCAACCGGCTGGATGAAGCAGAACTGGGCCGCTTGCTGCCTGACTGA
- the MATCAP1 gene encoding microtubule-associated tyrosine carboxypeptidase 1 isoform X4: protein MVLDSGAQVYEQAPPSPPASPSSLGHRLKPSDRDGTLLYPWPRSLALPLALSIPSALPPRPELQPFSELHLGHRGHMRRSESTYTVNSTGRRGGGTQGRAPPGRARDPGGGTLRSAASLPHIAKTRKDAGRGASKSPCMLVALRPTNMDRERDKFFQSHYTYNPQFEYQEPMPTAVLEKYCEASGQFIHQAVGIIEAVLEKFGTYEHFEAATGGQLLTKCQIWSIVRKYMQKEGCVGEVVVQLSEDLLSQAVMMVENSRPTLAINLTGARQYWLEGMLRHEIGWALSLREQLPTPSGSQRHSLPAGREQRAAAVAQRGRPPAVRAAAREPHRGGPGQPAQRALPQAALSVACRPAVLHHPPCLAHVLPPALPGPGALRAGRGRALGVLRACQARPDRHLAARLLQQGSGVPGWHRAHFAAPPDHRLPVADLTGQGVL from the exons ATGGTGCTGGACTCAGGGGCTCAGGTGTATGAACAGGCACCCCCCAGCCCGCCAGCTAGTCCCTCATCTTTGGGCCATCGGCTGAAGCCCTCAGACCGAGATGGGACACTGCTGTACCCCTGGCCTCGATCCCTGGCCTTGCCCCTGGCTCTGTCAATCCCCTCAGCTCTGCCGCCCAGGCCTGAGCTGCAGCCCTTCTCAGAGCTGCACTTGGGCCACCGTGGCCACATGCGTCGCAGTGAGAGCACCTATACTGTAAATAGTACTGGCCGGCGGGGAGGTGGCACCCAGGGTCGGGCCCCACCTGGACGGGCACGGGACCCAGGTGGGGGCACCCTGCGGTCTGCGGCCTCCCTGCCTCACATTGCTAAGACTCGAAAGGATGCAGGCCGTGGTGCCAGCAAGAGCCCTTGCATGTTGGTGGCCTTACGGCCAACCAATATGGACCGTGAGCGGGACAAGTTCTTCCAGTCCCACTACACCTACAACCCACAGTTCGAGTACCAGGAACCCATGCCCACGGCTGTGCTGGAGAAGTACTGTGAGGCTTCTGGACAGTTCATCCATCAG GCAGTTGGCATCATTGAGGCGGTCCTGGAGAAGTTTGGTACCTATGAACACTTTGAGGCTGCAACGGGGGGCCAGCTGCTGACCAAGTGCCAGATCTGGTCCATTGTGCGCAAATACATGCAGAAAGAGGGCTGCGTCGGGGAG GTTGTGGTGCAGCTGAGTGAAGACCTGCTGTCCCAGGCAGTGATGATGGTGGAGAACAGCCGACCAACACTGGCCATCAACCTGACTGGAGCCCGCCAGTATTGGTTGGAGGGCATGCTGCGGCACGAGATAG GATGGGCCCTTTCCCTTCGTGAGCAGCTACCTACCCCCTCTGGCTCCCAGAG GCACTCACTACCTGCGGGGCGTGAACAACGCGCGGCAGCCGTGGCACAGCGCGGAAGGCCGCCTGCAGTACGGGCTGCGGCCCGCGAACCCCACCGAGGAGGGCCTGGCCAGCCTGCACAGCGTGCTCTTCCGCAAGCAGCCCTTTCTGTGGCGTGCCGCCCTGCTGTACTACACCATCCACCGTGCCTCGCGCATGTCCTTCCGCCAGCTCTTCCAGGACCTGGCGCGCTACGTGCAGGACGCGGACGTGCGCTGGGAGTACTGCGTGCGTGCCAAGCGCGGCCAGACAGACACCTCGCTGCCCG GCTGCTTCAGCAAGGATCAGGTGTACCTGGATGGCATCGTGCGCATTTTGCGGCACCGCCAGACCATCGACTTCCCGTTGCTGACCTCACTGGGCAAG GTGTCCTATGA
- the LOC112929404 gene encoding nucleolar protein 3 isoform X7 yields the protein MGNAQERPSETIDRERKRLVETLQADSGLLLDALLARGVLAGPEYEALDALPDAERRVRRLLLLVQSKGEAACQELLLCAQRTARAPDPAWDWQHVGTGYRERSWDAACPGHWTPEAPGSSTTCPELPRAADCGEPGAPGGSEAAQSGSLEEPDPELEAGAELESEPQMDLEPEPETEPEPELEREPEPEPEPDLEAGDESEDS from the exons ATGGGCAACGCCCAGGAGCGGCCCTCAGAGACCATAGACCGCGAGCGGAAACGCCTGGTGGAGACGCTGCAGGCCGACTCGGGGCTGCTGCTGGACGCGCTGCTGGCGCGGGGCGTGCTCGCCGGGCCCGAGTACGAGGCGTTGGACGCGCTGCCCGACGCCGAGCGCAGGGTGCGCcgcctgctgctgctggtgcagAGCAAGGGCGAGGCCGCCTGCCAGGAACTGCTGCTCTGCGCCCAGCGGACCGCGCGGGCGCCCGACCCCGCCTGGGACTGGCAGCACGTGGGCACCG GCTACCGGGAACGCAGCTGGGACGCTGCGTGCCCTGGCCACTGGACGCCAGAGGCCCCTGGCTCGAGCACCACTTGCCCCGAGCTGCCCCGAGCTGCAGACTGCGGCGAgcccggggctcctgggggctccgAGGCAGCGCAATCAGGATCCCTCGAGGAACCCGATCCCGAGCTGGAAGCTGGCGCTGAGCTGGAGTCGGAACCCCAAATGGATTTGGAACCAGAACCGGAGACAGAACCGGAACCTGAACTGGAGCGGGAACCCGAACCGGAGCCGGAGCCTGACCTCGAGGCGGGTGATGAGTCTGAAG ATTCCTGA
- the LOC112929404 gene encoding nucleolar protein 3 isoform X6: protein MQPLGPERSETELAVKGLNSPGPGLARGHSNLRNSGAFGVTSSSTMQLLCDPGDPRRSLRRRQKRPERQDKSCAEELFRCLRRAPAMGNAQERPSETIDRERKRLVETLQADSGLLLDALLARGVLAGPEYEALDALPDAERRVRRLLLLVQSKGEAACQELLLCAQRTARAPDPAWDWQHVGTGYRERSWDAACPGHWTPEAPGSSTTCPELPRAADCGEPGAPGGSEAAQSGSLEEPDPELEAGAELESEPQMDLEPEPETEPEPELEREPEPEPEPDLEAGDESEDS, encoded by the exons GGCTGGCACGTGGCCACAGCAACCTCCGGAACTCAGGGGCTTTTGGGGTCACATCCAGCTCCACAATGCAACTGCTCTGTGATCCTGG GGACCCAAGAAGGAGCCTGAGGAGGCGACAGAAGCGGCCTGAGAGGCAGGACAAGTCCTGTGCTGAGGAGCTGTTCCGCTGCCTGCGTCGAG CCCCTGCCATGGGCAACGCCCAGGAGCGGCCCTCAGAGACCATAGACCGCGAGCGGAAACGCCTGGTGGAGACGCTGCAGGCCGACTCGGGGCTGCTGCTGGACGCGCTGCTGGCGCGGGGCGTGCTCGCCGGGCCCGAGTACGAGGCGTTGGACGCGCTGCCCGACGCCGAGCGCAGGGTGCGCcgcctgctgctgctggtgcagAGCAAGGGCGAGGCCGCCTGCCAGGAACTGCTGCTCTGCGCCCAGCGGACCGCGCGGGCGCCCGACCCCGCCTGGGACTGGCAGCACGTGGGCACCG GCTACCGGGAACGCAGCTGGGACGCTGCGTGCCCTGGCCACTGGACGCCAGAGGCCCCTGGCTCGAGCACCACTTGCCCCGAGCTGCCCCGAGCTGCAGACTGCGGCGAgcccggggctcctgggggctccgAGGCAGCGCAATCAGGATCCCTCGAGGAACCCGATCCCGAGCTGGAAGCTGGCGCTGAGCTGGAGTCGGAACCCCAAATGGATTTGGAACCAGAACCGGAGACAGAACCGGAACCTGAACTGGAGCGGGAACCCGAACCGGAGCCGGAGCCTGACCTCGAGGCGGGTGATGAGTCTGAAG ATTCCTGA